Proteins from a single region of Starkeya sp. ORNL1:
- a CDS encoding uroporphyrinogen-III synthase translates to MRVLVTRPQPDADTTARRLEAAGHEAIVDPMLIVAPLDDARLPPGAFYGVVLTSVNGARALAARPELDALRATPLYTVGRRTAAAAPSGFARVTVADGDGAALARLLRHEVPAGSRLLHVAGEDRAVDLAAELAGAGITVELFTIYRAVPATGLMEATRAALAGGQIDAALHFSPRTAATLAGHALRAGLQPEFARICHLCFSSKVAAPLRAVGAPAVVADAPNEDALLALLET, encoded by the coding sequence ATGCGCGTGCTCGTCACCCGCCCGCAGCCGGATGCCGACACAACGGCGCGGCGACTGGAAGCGGCCGGGCATGAAGCGATCGTCGATCCGATGCTGATTGTGGCGCCGCTTGACGATGCGCGGCTGCCGCCCGGCGCCTTCTACGGGGTGGTGCTGACCAGTGTGAATGGCGCCCGCGCGCTGGCTGCGCGGCCGGAACTCGATGCCCTGCGCGCTACGCCGCTCTACACCGTCGGCAGGCGTACCGCGGCTGCCGCTCCTTCCGGCTTTGCGCGAGTAACGGTGGCCGATGGGGATGGGGCGGCGCTGGCCAGGTTGCTGCGCCACGAGGTGCCGGCCGGGTCGCGGCTGTTACATGTCGCCGGTGAGGACCGGGCGGTCGATCTCGCTGCCGAACTTGCCGGCGCCGGCATCACGGTCGAGCTGTTCACCATCTACCGCGCGGTACCGGCGACTGGCCTTATGGAGGCGACGCGTGCCGCGCTGGCGGGCGGGCAGATCGACGCAGCCCTGCATTTTTCGCCGCGCACCGCGGCGACACTCGCGGGCCACGCGCTGCGCGCCGGGCTGCAGCCGGAATTCGCGCGCATCTGCCATCTCTGCTTCTCTTCCAAAGTGGCGGCGCCACTTCGCGCGGTCGGGGCGCCAGCCGTCGTCGCCGATGCACCGAACGAGGATGCATTGCTCGCCTTGCTGGAGACGTGA
- a CDS encoding DnaJ domain-containing protein: MKLDSPIFDRVRVKPDKDRRLKAEGPTCEWVGCDQAATHRAPKGRHRENEFWRYCFDHVRLYNQSYNYFAGMPDDAVAAYQKDALTGHRPTWKMGQNGGSRGAERVRESIPEGGFADPFGVFGEMGGQARPEAEPPRESRMVRNVERRALETLGVELGATAEEIKSRFKTLVKKYHPDVNGGDISTEDRLRDVIQAYNHLKSAGFC; the protein is encoded by the coding sequence ATGAAGCTCGACTCCCCCATATTCGATCGCGTCCGCGTCAAGCCGGACAAGGATCGCCGCCTGAAGGCCGAAGGCCCGACCTGTGAATGGGTCGGCTGCGACCAGGCGGCGACGCATCGCGCGCCCAAGGGGCGGCACCGCGAAAACGAGTTCTGGCGGTACTGCTTCGACCACGTGCGCCTGTACAACCAGTCGTATAATTATTTCGCCGGCATGCCGGACGACGCCGTCGCCGCCTATCAGAAGGACGCGCTGACCGGCCACCGGCCGACCTGGAAGATGGGCCAGAATGGCGGCTCGCGCGGCGCCGAGCGCGTACGCGAGAGCATTCCCGAGGGCGGCTTCGCCGATCCATTCGGCGTGTTCGGCGAAATGGGCGGCCAGGCCCGTCCCGAGGCCGAGCCGCCGCGCGAGAGCCGGATGGTCCGCAATGTCGAGCGCCGCGCACTGGAAACGCTGGGTGTCGAGCTCGGCGCCACCGCCGAGGAGATCAAATCCCGCTTCAAGACGCTGGTGAAGAAGTACCACCCGGACGTGAATGGCGGCGACATTTCGACCGAGGACCGCCTGCGCGACGTCATACAGGCCTATAATCACCTGAAGAGCGCCGGCTTCTGCTAG
- a CDS encoding heme biosynthesis HemY N-terminal domain-containing protein, whose protein sequence is MIRLVVYLLVLALVAFGVAWLADRPGEVAIVWQGWHIQTSVMVAASALLAAMAGAILIWSLIRLVFRSPDIVAMAFRNRRATRGWAAVSRGLVAVGSGDLPGARRAAADADRLLGHEPLARLLAAQAAQLAGDTEGAETAFRAMTENPTTRLLGLRGLHVEARRRGDAGAALLTAEEAARQEPGLAWASDAVIEARCIAGDFSGALAVLEREASHGGLDRAAHRRRRAVLLAAQATALELSDPAAARERAIEAVRLAPTLVPAAEVAGRLLGAAGDPRKAAKIIETAFAVTPHPDLGETYLHLRPGDAARERLKRVRNLTARAPAHAESAMVLARAALDAQDFATARTALAPLTDTATQRLCLLMAELEAAENGDVGKAREWTARAVRAPRDPAWVADGIVAERWSPISPLSGRLDAFAWMTPPGVTSTPMLEHEAERVKAAIAAAIEARPVLSETPAPAATPTKTDAPGAETPRDISALAPAASAPPLAPEPPVAAPVRPVVMPAAAAKVVAEPHLPDDPGPGTAIEEAPAAARRSPPFGV, encoded by the coding sequence GTGATACGGCTTGTCGTCTATCTCCTCGTCCTTGCGCTGGTCGCCTTCGGCGTCGCCTGGCTGGCCGATCGGCCCGGCGAGGTCGCCATCGTCTGGCAGGGCTGGCACATCCAGACCAGCGTCATGGTCGCGGCCAGCGCGCTGCTCGCGGCGATGGCGGGCGCGATCCTGATCTGGTCGCTGATCCGGCTGGTGTTCCGCTCGCCCGATATCGTCGCCATGGCGTTCCGCAACCGGCGCGCCACGCGCGGCTGGGCGGCGGTGTCACGCGGCCTGGTCGCCGTCGGCTCGGGCGACCTGCCCGGCGCGCGGCGTGCTGCCGCCGATGCCGACCGTCTGCTCGGCCATGAACCGCTCGCGCGCCTGCTGGCGGCGCAGGCGGCGCAGTTGGCGGGTGATACCGAAGGCGCCGAGACGGCGTTCCGCGCCATGACCGAGAATCCGACGACACGCCTGCTCGGCTTGCGCGGCCTGCATGTCGAGGCGCGGCGGCGCGGCGATGCCGGCGCGGCGCTGCTCACGGCGGAGGAAGCGGCACGGCAGGAGCCGGGCCTCGCCTGGGCCTCCGACGCGGTAATCGAAGCACGGTGTATTGCCGGCGACTTTTCCGGCGCGCTCGCCGTGCTCGAGCGCGAGGCCTCGCATGGCGGGCTCGACCGCGCGGCCCACCGCCGCCGGCGTGCCGTGCTGCTGGCGGCGCAGGCGACCGCGCTGGAGCTTTCCGATCCCGCGGCGGCGCGCGAGCGCGCCATCGAGGCGGTGCGTCTTGCGCCGACCCTGGTGCCGGCGGCGGAAGTGGCCGGCCGGCTGCTGGGCGCGGCGGGTGATCCGCGCAAGGCGGCGAAGATCATCGAGACCGCCTTTGCCGTAACCCCGCATCCCGATCTCGGCGAAACCTATCTGCATTTGCGCCCCGGCGACGCCGCCCGCGAGCGGCTGAAGCGGGTGCGCAACCTCACTGCCCGCGCGCCGGCCCATGCCGAGAGCGCCATGGTGCTGGCCCGCGCCGCGCTCGACGCGCAGGATTTCGCCACCGCGCGCACCGCTTTGGCGCCGCTCACCGATACGGCGACGCAGCGTCTGTGCCTGTTGATGGCGGAGCTGGAAGCGGCAGAGAATGGCGATGTCGGCAAGGCGCGCGAATGGACCGCACGTGCGGTGCGGGCGCCGCGCGACCCGGCCTGGGTGGCGGACGGCATCGTCGCCGAGCGCTGGTCGCCGATCTCGCCGCTGAGCGGCCGGCTGGACGCCTTCGCCTGGATGACGCCGCCGGGCGTCACCTCGACGCCGATGCTGGAGCACGAGGCGGAGCGGGTGAAGGCGGCGATCGCGGCTGCGATCGAGGCGCGGCCCGTGCTGTCGGAGACGCCGGCGCCCGCCGCGACGCCGACCAAGACGGATGCACCGGGTGCCGAGACGCCGCGCGACATCTCCGCGCTCGCCCCGGCCGCCAGCGCGCCGCCGCTCGCACCCGAACCGCCGGTTGCCGCGCCGGTCCGGCCGGTGGTGATGCCGGCTGCCGCCGCCAAAGTGGTCGCCGAGCCACATCTGCCGGACGATCCCGGCCCCGGCACCGCCATCGAGGAAGCACCGGCTGCCGCGAGACGGTCGCCGCCATTCGGGGTGTGA
- a CDS encoding shikimate kinase — protein sequence MIAFASEPEDEKAARLRAQLGARSVVLVGMMGAGKSSVGKRLARRLGLPFADADNEIESAAGMSIPDIFTHHGEPAFRDGERRVIARLLEGGPLVLATGGGAFMNAETRARIAEHGLSVWLKADLDVLLRRVRRRDDRPLLKSDPEATLTRLIDERYPVYAEAAVTVHSREVPHDTMVEEVVDALALHLDAAALAGGQS from the coding sequence ATGATCGCCTTCGCCAGTGAACCCGAGGACGAGAAGGCAGCGCGGCTGCGGGCACAGCTCGGCGCGCGCTCGGTGGTGCTCGTCGGCATGATGGGCGCCGGCAAATCCTCGGTCGGCAAGCGCCTCGCCCGCCGGCTCGGCCTGCCTTTCGCCGACGCCGATAACGAGATCGAGAGCGCGGCCGGCATGTCGATCCCCGACATCTTCACCCATCATGGCGAGCCGGCCTTCCGCGACGGCGAGCGGCGCGTCATCGCCCGCCTGCTGGAGGGCGGCCCGCTGGTGCTCGCCACCGGCGGCGGCGCCTTCATGAACGCGGAGACGCGGGCGCGCATCGCCGAGCACGGGCTCTCGGTCTGGCTGAAGGCCGATCTCGACGTGCTGTTGCGCCGGGTGCGTCGCCGCGACGACCGCCCGCTGCTGAAGAGCGACCCGGAGGCGACGCTGACCCGGCTGATCGACGAGCGTTACCCGGTCTATGCCGAGGCGGCGGTCACCGTCCATTCGCGCGAAGTGCCGCACGACACCATGGTCGAGGAAGTCGTCGACGCACTCGCGCTCCATCTCGATGCGGCCGCCTTGGCCGGAGGACAGTCATGA
- the cobT gene encoding cobaltochelatase subunit CobT gives MIPSNRNPRTPPKESPTEPLKRAVSGCLRAIAGEKDIEISFGNERPGYADGRARLPEPARRLTRQDAAVLRGHADSMALRLACHDPKVHRKLVPVGQTARAAFDAAEQTRCEAIGALRMDGVALNLTAMLEDRYQRANFSNLADRSDAPIEDALSLILRERLTGMAPPASARELVNLWRGFVEERGAEALSELADSTADQRRFAEAMRDLLSSLGMGEDIAPFDEDNDPSTDADDKRDDDSGKGSDTEQDENTEGSTEVDTELSSDQTPEESEEQEERQSSEISDDPELGEADESSEPWRPQNLSPPEPRPPEYHPFTPRFDETVNADELCDPEELSRLRSYLDKQLVHLSGVVARLANRLQRKLMAQQSRGWEFDLEEGMLDPARLHRVIIDPMQPLSFKRERDTDFRDTVVTLLLDNSGSMRGRPITVAAACADILARTLERCGVKVEILGFTTKAWKGGQAREAWLASGKPGAPGRLNDLRHIIYKAADAPWRRARKNLGLMMREGLLKENIDGEALDWAHNRLLARNESRRILMMISDGAPVDDSTLSVNPGNYLERHLRWVIQQIENKSPVELIAIGIGHDVTRYYKRAVTIVDAEELGGAMTDKLAELFDERAEKKRAASKAKGAGGRRLN, from the coding sequence ATGATCCCGTCCAACCGCAATCCGCGCACCCCGCCCAAGGAATCCCCGACCGAGCCGCTGAAGCGCGCCGTCTCCGGGTGCCTGCGCGCCATTGCCGGGGAAAAGGACATCGAGATCAGCTTCGGCAATGAGCGCCCCGGCTATGCCGATGGCCGCGCCCGGCTGCCGGAGCCGGCCCGCCGCCTCACCCGGCAGGACGCCGCGGTGCTGCGCGGCCACGCCGATTCCATGGCGCTGCGCCTCGCCTGTCATGACCCGAAGGTGCACAGGAAGCTGGTGCCGGTCGGCCAGACCGCGCGCGCCGCCTTCGACGCCGCCGAGCAGACCCGCTGCGAGGCAATCGGCGCGCTGCGCATGGACGGCGTCGCGCTCAATCTCACCGCGATGCTGGAGGACCGCTACCAGCGCGCCAATTTCTCCAATCTCGCCGACCGTTCGGATGCGCCGATCGAGGATGCGCTGTCGCTGATCCTGCGCGAGCGCCTCACCGGCATGGCCCCGCCCGCCTCGGCGCGTGAGCTGGTGAACCTGTGGCGCGGCTTCGTCGAGGAGCGCGGCGCCGAGGCGCTGTCCGAGCTCGCCGATTCCACCGCCGACCAGCGGCGCTTCGCCGAGGCGATGCGCGATCTCCTGTCCTCGCTCGGCATGGGCGAGGACATCGCCCCGTTCGACGAGGACAACGACCCCTCGACCGACGCCGACGACAAGCGCGACGACGATTCCGGCAAGGGCAGCGACACCGAGCAGGACGAGAACACCGAGGGCAGTACCGAGGTCGACACCGAGCTCTCCTCCGACCAGACGCCGGAGGAAAGCGAGGAGCAGGAGGAGCGCCAGAGCTCCGAGATCTCCGACGATCCGGAACTGGGCGAGGCCGACGAATCCTCCGAGCCGTGGCGCCCGCAGAATCTCTCGCCGCCCGAGCCGCGCCCGCCGGAATACCACCCCTTCACGCCGCGCTTCGACGAGACGGTGAACGCCGACGAACTGTGCGATCCCGAGGAGCTCTCGCGGCTGCGCTCCTATCTCGACAAGCAGCTGGTGCATTTGTCCGGTGTCGTCGCCCGCCTCGCCAACCGCCTGCAGCGCAAGCTGATGGCGCAGCAGAGCCGCGGCTGGGAGTTCGACCTGGAAGAGGGCATGCTCGATCCGGCGCGCCTGCACCGCGTCATCATCGACCCGATGCAGCCGCTGTCCTTCAAGCGCGAGCGCGACACCGATTTCCGCGACACCGTGGTGACGCTGCTGCTCGACAATTCCGGCTCGATGCGCGGCCGTCCGATCACCGTCGCCGCCGCCTGCGCCGACATCCTCGCCCGCACGCTAGAGCGCTGCGGCGTGAAGGTCGAAATCCTCGGCTTCACCACCAAGGCGTGGAAGGGCGGGCAGGCCCGCGAAGCCTGGCTCGCCTCCGGCAAGCCGGGCGCGCCCGGCCGGCTGAACGATCTGCGCCACATCATCTACAAGGCGGCCGACGCCCCTTGGCGGCGCGCGCGAAAGAATCTCGGCCTGATGATGCGCGAGGGCCTGTTGAAGGAGAACATCGACGGCGAGGCGCTCGACTGGGCGCACAATCGCCTGCTCGCCCGCAACGAGTCGCGGCGCATATTGATGATGATCTCCGATGGCGCGCCGGTGGATGATTCCACGCTGTCGGTGAACCCCGGCAATTATCTGGAGCGGCATCTGCGCTGGGTGATCCAGCAGATCGAGAACAAGTCGCCGGTGGAGCTGATCGCCATCGGCATCGGCCATGACGTGACGCGCTACTACAAGCGCGCCGTGACCATCGTCGACGCCGAGGAACTCGGCGGCGCCATGACCGACAAGCTCGCCGAACTGTTCGACGAGCGTGCCGAGAAGAAGCGCGCCGCCAGCAAGGCCAAGGGAGCCGGCGGGCGGCGGCTCAACTAG
- the hemC gene encoding hydroxymethylbilane synthase — protein sequence MMQSLTKLRIGTRGSPLALWQAHAVRHALLAAHQWEADAVAIEVIRTSGDAITDRALSEAGGKGLFTLEIEDALVGGRIDLAVHSAKDMATVLPDGLHIAGYLPRADVRDALILREGSSLDDLPQGAKMGTASLRREAQLRRLRPDLAIGLLRGNVQTRLARVAEGTFDATLLALAGLTRLGLQDKATCVLDTEAFLPAVGQGAIAIEGRIGDEHCAAALALMTDAATFAAVTLERAFLAELDGSCRTPIGGLATVVGGRIAFRGLLLSNDGREAIETAREGDVADAASLGADAGREVRARAPAHMLA from the coding sequence ATGATGCAATCGCTTACAAAGCTCCGTATCGGCACGCGCGGCAGTCCGCTCGCGCTTTGGCAGGCCCATGCCGTGCGCCATGCCCTCCTTGCCGCCCATCAATGGGAGGCGGATGCGGTCGCCATCGAGGTGATCCGCACCTCCGGCGATGCTATCACCGACCGGGCCCTGAGCGAGGCCGGCGGCAAGGGGCTGTTCACCCTGGAGATCGAGGACGCCCTCGTTGGCGGCCGCATCGACCTCGCGGTGCATTCCGCCAAGGACATGGCGACGGTGCTGCCCGATGGGCTGCACATCGCCGGCTATCTGCCGCGGGCGGATGTGCGCGACGCTCTGATCCTGCGCGAGGGATCCTCACTCGACGACCTGCCGCAGGGCGCGAAAATGGGCACCGCCTCCTTGCGGCGCGAGGCGCAGTTGCGCCGGCTGCGGCCGGACCTCGCCATCGGGCTGCTGCGCGGCAATGTGCAGACGCGGCTCGCCCGCGTTGCCGAGGGCACATTCGACGCCACGCTGCTGGCGCTCGCCGGATTGACCCGGCTCGGCCTTCAGGACAAGGCGACCTGCGTGCTCGATACCGAGGCGTTCCTCCCCGCCGTGGGGCAGGGCGCCATCGCCATCGAGGGGCGGATCGGCGACGAGCATTGCGCCGCAGCGCTCGCCTTGATGACCGATGCGGCGACCTTTGCCGCGGTGACGCTGGAGCGCGCCTTCCTCGCCGAGCTCGACGGTTCCTGCCGCACGCCGATCGGCGGGCTGGCCACGGTGGTTGGCGGGCGCATCGCGTTTCGCGGCCTGCTGCTGTCGAACGACGGACGCGAAGCCATCGAGACGGCACGCGAGGGCGATGTCGCGGATGCGGCCAGCCTCGGCGCGGATGCCGGGCGCGAGGTGCGTGCCCGCGCCCCGGCTCACATGCTGGCCTGA
- the cobS gene encoding cobaltochelatase subunit CobS, with translation MTATLTQAAPVPDMKVSVRQVFGLDIDLDVPAYAEPDAYVPDLDPDYLFDRATTLAILAGFAHNRRVMVTGYHGTGKSTHIEQVAARLNWPCVRVNLDSHISRIDLIGKDAIVVKDGVQVTEFRDGILPWAYQNNVALVFDEYDAGRPDVMFVIQRVLESSGRLTLLDQNRVIRPHAAFRLFSTANTIGLGDTTGLYHGTQQINQAQMDRWSIVTSLNYLPHDKEVDIVSAKAKHFQTTEGRDTVSRMVRLADLTRQAFINGDLSTVMSPRTVITWAENADIFKDLAFAFRVTFLNKCDELERTLVAEFYQRCFGKELTESAVNVALS, from the coding sequence ATGACCGCGACGCTCACTCAGGCCGCTCCGGTTCCCGACATGAAGGTGTCGGTCCGGCAGGTTTTCGGCCTCGACATCGACCTCGACGTTCCCGCCTACGCCGAGCCCGATGCCTATGTGCCGGACCTCGATCCGGATTACCTGTTCGACCGCGCCACCACGCTCGCCATCCTTGCCGGCTTCGCGCACAACCGCCGCGTGATGGTCACCGGCTATCACGGCACCGGCAAGTCGACCCATATCGAGCAGGTCGCCGCCCGCCTCAACTGGCCGTGCGTGCGCGTCAATCTCGACAGCCACATCAGCCGTATCGACCTGATCGGCAAGGACGCCATCGTGGTGAAGGACGGCGTGCAGGTCACCGAGTTCCGTGACGGCATCCTGCCCTGGGCCTACCAGAACAACGTCGCCCTGGTGTTCGACGAATATGACGCCGGCCGGCCGGACGTGATGTTCGTGATCCAGCGCGTGCTGGAGAGCTCCGGCCGCCTGACGCTGCTCGACCAGAACCGCGTCATTCGCCCACACGCGGCGTTCCGGCTGTTCTCCACCGCCAACACCATCGGCCTCGGCGACACCACCGGCCTCTATCACGGCACCCAGCAGATCAACCAGGCGCAGATGGACCGCTGGTCCATCGTCACCTCGCTGAACTATCTGCCCCATGACAAGGAAGTCGACATCGTCTCGGCCAAGGCGAAGCACTTCCAGACCACGGAAGGCCGCGACACCGTCTCTCGCATGGTGCGCCTCGCCGACCTGACGCGTCAGGCTTTCATCAATGGCGACCTGTCGACCGTGATGAGCCCGCGCACCGTCATCACCTGGGCCGAGAACGCCGACATCTTCAAGGATCTCGCCTTCGCCTTCCGCGTCACCTTCCTCAACAAGTGTGACGAGCTGGAGCGCACCCTTGTCGCCGAGTTCTACCAGCGCTGCTTCGGCAAGGAGCTGACCGAGTCCGCCGTCAACGTGGCGCTGAGCTGA
- the aroB gene encoding 3-dehydroquinate synthase — protein sequence MMRADDKPLPQDPSTYVRVGLGARAYDIMIGPGLLKECGERIARLRPGARIGIVTDENVAERHLSTVIASLEAAGLEPRVVTVKPGEGSKSFDTFRQVLDELIAARIERRDLVLALGGGVVGDLAGFAAAALRRGVDFVQVPTSLLAQVDSSVGGKTGINSPLGKNLIGAFHQPILVIADTDVLDTLPLRQFRSGYAEVAKYGLIDNAPFFAWLERKWGDVFAGGPARIEAIATSCAAKADVVARDEKETGDRALLNLGHTFGHALEAGAGFSDRLFHGEAIAVGMAQAFRFSASQGLCAPEDATRVVAHFKAVGLPTRIADIPGELPDTDGLMELIAQDKKVSRGALTFILARGIGKSFIARDVDPALVRTFLDAERR from the coding sequence ATGATGCGCGCCGACGACAAGCCCCTGCCGCAGGACCCGTCGACGTATGTGCGGGTCGGTCTCGGCGCGCGTGCTTATGACATCATGATCGGCCCAGGCCTCCTCAAAGAATGCGGCGAGCGCATCGCCCGGCTGCGCCCCGGCGCGCGGATCGGCATCGTCACCGACGAGAATGTCGCCGAACGGCACCTTTCCACCGTGATTGCTTCGCTGGAAGCGGCGGGGCTGGAGCCGCGCGTCGTCACCGTGAAGCCCGGCGAAGGCTCCAAGAGCTTCGACACCTTCCGCCAGGTGCTGGACGAACTCATCGCCGCGCGCATCGAGCGACGCGACCTGGTGCTGGCGCTCGGCGGCGGCGTGGTCGGCGACCTCGCCGGCTTTGCCGCGGCAGCGCTCAGGCGCGGTGTTGATTTCGTGCAGGTGCCGACCAGCCTGCTGGCCCAGGTGGATTCCTCGGTTGGCGGCAAGACCGGCATCAATTCGCCGCTCGGCAAGAACCTGATCGGCGCCTTCCACCAGCCGATCCTGGTCATCGCCGACACCGACGTGCTCGACACCCTGCCCTTGCGCCAGTTCCGCTCCGGCTACGCCGAGGTGGCGAAATACGGGCTGATCGACAATGCCCCGTTCTTCGCCTGGCTGGAGCGCAAATGGGGCGATGTGTTCGCCGGCGGCCCGGCGCGCATCGAGGCCATTGCCACCAGTTGCGCCGCCAAGGCCGACGTCGTCGCCCGCGACGAAAAGGAGACCGGCGACCGCGCGCTCCTGAACCTCGGCCACACCTTCGGCCATGCGCTGGAGGCCGGTGCCGGCTTCTCCGACCGGCTGTTCCACGGCGAAGCGATCGCCGTCGGTATGGCGCAGGCGTTCCGCTTCTCCGCGAGCCAGGGCCTGTGCGCTCCCGAGGACGCGACACGGGTCGTCGCGCACTTCAAGGCCGTCGGCCTGCCGACGCGCATCGCCGATATTCCCGGCGAATTGCCGGACACCGACGGGCTAATGGAGCTGATCGCGCAGGACAAGAAGGTCTCGCGCGGCGCTTTGACCTTCATATTGGCGCGCGGCATCGGCAAGAGCTTCATCGCCCGCGACGTCGATCCCGCGCTGGTGCGGACCTTCCTCGACGCGGAACGTCGATGA
- a CDS encoding site-specific tyrosine recombinase XerD, which produces MSRPARGPVALFLDMLAAERGASANTLEAYGRDLADYEEFLASEGVDVTDAGTDAIRGYLADLTRRGFATASVARRLSAIRQLHRFLYLEAYRGEDPAAVLEGPKRGRPLPKVLTLDEVSRLIATAHARIAEAEIPPGETARRVRVACFIELLYATGLRVSELAALPATAARASGDAIIVRGKGNKERMVPLGEPAKAAMAAWRTALAASKQGTAGRWLFPSSVAASGHITRQQIGLDLKDLALAAGLDPGKLSPHVLRHAFASHLLAHGADLRVVQTLLGHADVSTTQIYTHVLDERLKSLVRDLHPLGEG; this is translated from the coding sequence GTGAGCCGGCCGGCCCGTGGTCCGGTCGCACTGTTCCTCGACATGCTGGCGGCCGAGCGCGGGGCGAGCGCCAACACGCTGGAAGCCTATGGCCGCGACCTCGCCGACTATGAGGAATTCCTGGCGTCCGAAGGCGTTGATGTCACTGACGCCGGCACCGACGCGATCCGCGGCTATCTCGCGGATCTGACCCGGCGCGGCTTTGCCACCGCGAGCGTGGCGCGGCGGCTGTCCGCCATCCGGCAACTGCATCGCTTTCTCTATCTCGAAGCGTATCGCGGCGAGGACCCCGCCGCTGTGCTGGAAGGCCCGAAGCGCGGCCGGCCCTTGCCCAAGGTACTGACGCTCGACGAGGTCAGCCGGCTGATCGCTACCGCCCATGCGCGGATCGCGGAGGCGGAGATCCCGCCCGGCGAGACCGCGCGACGGGTCCGCGTCGCCTGTTTCATCGAGCTGCTCTATGCCACCGGGCTGCGTGTCTCCGAGCTCGCGGCGCTACCGGCGACCGCCGCGCGGGCCTCGGGCGATGCCATTATCGTGCGTGGCAAGGGCAACAAGGAGCGCATGGTCCCGCTCGGCGAGCCGGCCAAGGCGGCGATGGCGGCGTGGCGCACCGCGCTGGCGGCCTCGAAGCAGGGCACCGCGGGGCGCTGGCTGTTCCCGTCCTCGGTGGCGGCAAGCGGGCACATCACCCGCCAGCAGATCGGGCTCGATTTGAAAGACCTCGCGCTGGCCGCCGGGCTTGATCCCGGCAAGCTCTCGCCGCACGTGCTGCGCCACGCCTTTGCCAGTCATCTATTGGCCCATGGCGCGGACCTGCGCGTGGTGCAGACGCTGCTCGGCCACGCTGACGTCTCGACCACGCAGATCTACACCCATGTGCTGGACGAGCGGCTGAAGAGCCTGGTGCGCGATCTGCACCCGCTGGGCGAGGGGTGA
- a CDS encoding peroxiredoxin-like family protein — protein MALQDTLNAFRANFEAGGPPYNAPGWIHEPMHRATDELIASGLAGHALKAGDVAPAFTLQDAEGNAVASQDLLAHGPMIVTFYRGVWCPYCNFDLQAIQAALPDFEARGARLVAVSPQTQANSRRSMRDNKLSFPILSDPGNEVAASFGLRFGLPDYLIDLYKNVFKNDLAVANGDPSWTLPMPARFVIATDGTIAYAEVNPDYTRRPDPSELLPVLDRMRTASPA, from the coding sequence ATGGCCCTTCAAGACACGCTGAACGCCTTCCGCGCCAATTTCGAAGCCGGCGGGCCGCCCTATAACGCGCCTGGCTGGATCCACGAACCGATGCACCGCGCCACCGACGAGTTGATCGCGTCCGGCCTTGCCGGGCATGCGCTCAAGGCCGGCGACGTGGCGCCCGCCTTTACGCTCCAAGATGCCGAGGGTAACGCCGTCGCATCGCAGGACCTCCTCGCCCACGGCCCGATGATCGTCACCTTCTATCGCGGCGTATGGTGCCCCTATTGCAACTTCGACCTGCAGGCGATCCAAGCGGCCTTGCCAGACTTCGAGGCGCGCGGCGCCCGGTTGGTTGCCGTCTCGCCGCAGACGCAAGCCAATAGCCGCCGCTCGATGCGCGACAACAAGCTCAGCTTCCCGATCCTGTCCGATCCGGGCAACGAGGTCGCCGCCAGCTTCGGCCTGCGTTTCGGGCTGCCGGATTATCTGATCGACCTCTACAAGAACGTCTTCAAGAACGACCTTGCCGTAGCCAATGGCGATCCGAGCTGGACCTTGCCGATGCCGGCCCGCTTCGTCATCGCCACCGACGGCACCATTGCCTATGCCGAGGTGAATCCGGACTACACCCGTCGGCCCGACCCGTCCGAATTGCTGCCGGTGCTGGACCGGATGCGAACGGCAAGCCCGGCTTGA
- a CDS encoding BolA family protein: MSGHSNPSDNAVAETLARVRTALAELSPSVLELEDESHRHEGHGGHRPGQLTHLRVRIVAEAFRGQSRIARHRVVNGLLADEIARGLHALAIEAKAPGE, from the coding sequence ATGAGCGGCCACTCCAATCCTTCCGATAACGCCGTCGCCGAGACGCTGGCTCGCGTGCGCACAGCGCTCGCCGAACTGTCGCCGAGCGTCCTCGAACTGGAAGACGAGAGCCATCGCCATGAAGGCCATGGCGGGCATCGTCCGGGCCAGCTCACGCACTTGCGCGTGCGCATCGTCGCCGAGGCGTTCCGCGGCCAGAGCCGCATCGCGCGGCATCGGGTGGTGAACGGGCTGCTCGCGGACGAAATCGCCCGCGGGCTGCACGCCCTCGCCATCGAGGCGAAAGCGCCGGGAGAGTAG